One window of the Oscillatoria salina IIICB1 genome contains the following:
- a CDS encoding ABC transporter ATP-binding protein, with translation MSVLESKKRAASTVKALKQNQTEKIAIACNGIEMVFQSGKQRFRALQGIDLQIPPGTIQLLMGPSGSGKTTLLSVLAGLLTPTTGKVELLGENITVMSPQQRSRFRLHNLGFIFQGFNLFPALTAKENVELALNLQGIKGKAAKSEAQFLLEEVGLADKLQNLPRDLSGGQKQRVAIARALAGKPKIIMADEPTAALDSHSGHAVIELLCKLAKEEDTTVVMVTHDPRIKDVGDRIAYLEDGILMREPNRDLPNNDRRNFSEY, from the coding sequence ATGAGTGTTTTAGAAAGTAAAAAACGGGCTGCTTCTACCGTAAAAGCATTGAAACAAAACCAAACAGAAAAAATTGCGATCGCTTGTAATGGGATTGAAATGGTTTTCCAGTCGGGAAAGCAACGTTTTCGCGCTTTGCAAGGTATTGATTTGCAGATTCCACCGGGTACAATTCAGTTGTTGATGGGTCCTTCGGGTTCGGGGAAAACGACGTTGCTGTCGGTTTTGGCGGGTTTACTGACACCGACGACGGGTAAGGTGGAGTTACTTGGAGAAAATATTACCGTGATGTCGCCCCAACAGCGATCGCGTTTTCGTCTACACAATCTTGGCTTTATTTTTCAAGGTTTTAATTTGTTTCCGGCGCTTACTGCAAAGGAAAATGTGGAATTAGCGCTTAATTTACAGGGAATTAAGGGAAAAGCCGCTAAAAGTGAAGCGCAATTTCTGTTAGAAGAAGTAGGATTAGCTGATAAACTGCAAAATTTGCCTCGCGATTTATCGGGGGGACAAAAACAGCGTGTGGCGATCGCGCGGGCTTTGGCTGGTAAGCCGAAAATAATTATGGCAGATGAACCGACTGCCGCGCTAGATTCTCATAGCGGACACGCTGTAATCGAGTTACTGTGTAAGTTAGCTAAAGAAGAAGACACTACTGTGGTGATGGTAACTCACGATCCTCGAATTAAAGACGTTGGCGATCGCATTGCTTACCTTGAAGATGGTATCCTCATGCGAGAACCCAATCGAGATTTACCTAACAATGATAGACGTAATTTCTCTGAATATTAA
- a CDS encoding protein kinase domain-containing protein yields the protein MQTGRYQQNLIKLPNFESFGYQVKQQLGHNYQGGRVTYQAINLATNIAVVIKQFRFATSNSDWSDCKAVEREIQVLRSLNHLGIPRYLDSFDPGEGICLVQEYKHAQPLSTPRSFASEEIKEIAVKILEILVYLQERIPPVFHRDLKPENILVDDELNVYLVDFGFAKIGGGSIAASSIHAGTFGFMAPEQLYDRELTKAADLYGLGATLICLLTQTKSTRIGELINLATNQINFQHLVSQLSFRFIEWLENLVQPDPEKRFPSAEAALAALQPLYVIRTPEVELSATSLEFESQHIGEKLTKTVTITNSIPETLLEGNWQVAPHSSDPPHTPDYHFWISFHPRQFRSNSIQCKIQIDTSKLKADKVYRRVLLLHTNATKSTQIVTLKVKTAPLPIAKKKLPWFWLSMLLVFSAFAPYEIKLFSLVMEKVIETINNIWLWQVGF from the coding sequence ATGCAGACCGGGCGCTACCAACAAAATCTAATTAAATTACCGAACTTTGAAAGCTTTGGCTATCAAGTGAAACAGCAATTAGGACACAATTATCAAGGAGGAAGAGTTACTTATCAAGCAATTAATTTAGCCACAAATATCGCTGTAGTTATCAAGCAATTTCGCTTTGCAACCAGTAACAGCGACTGGTCTGATTGTAAAGCAGTCGAGCGCGAAATTCAAGTGCTACGCAGTTTAAATCATCTGGGAATACCTCGCTATTTAGATTCATTCGATCCTGGTGAGGGAATTTGCTTAGTGCAGGAATACAAACACGCTCAACCTTTATCAACTCCGCGCAGTTTTGCTTCGGAAGAAATTAAGGAAATTGCGGTGAAAATTTTAGAAATATTAGTTTATCTGCAAGAGCGAATTCCGCCAGTATTTCACCGCGATCTCAAGCCAGAAAATATTTTAGTTGATGACGAATTAAATGTTTATTTAGTAGACTTTGGTTTTGCCAAAATTGGTGGAGGATCGATCGCCGCTAGCAGTATTCATGCGGGTACATTTGGCTTTATGGCTCCCGAACAATTATACGATCGCGAGTTAACCAAAGCAGCAGATTTGTATGGTTTGGGTGCAACTTTGATTTGCTTGTTGACGCAAACGAAGTCTACTCGTATCGGTGAATTAATTAATTTAGCGACGAATCAAATTAATTTTCAGCATTTAGTCAGTCAACTCAGTTTTCGTTTTATTGAGTGGTTAGAAAATTTAGTTCAACCCGATCCCGAAAAGCGTTTTCCCAGTGCTGAAGCTGCTTTAGCTGCACTGCAACCTCTTTATGTAATTCGCACTCCCGAAGTTGAACTTTCGGCAACTAGCTTAGAATTTGAGTCTCAACATATCGGCGAAAAACTAACTAAAACTGTTACTATTACAAACTCAATTCCCGAAACACTTTTAGAGGGAAATTGGCAGGTTGCTCCTCATTCGAGCGATCCACCTCATACACCAGATTATCATTTCTGGATTTCGTTTCATCCTCGTCAATTTAGGAGCAATTCAATTCAATGTAAAATTCAGATCGATACCAGTAAATTAAAAGCAGATAAAGTTTATCGGCGAGTGCTTTTACTGCATACAAATGCCACAAAGTCAACCCAAATTGTGACTTTAAAAGTGAAAACTGCACCCTTGCCGATCGCCAAAAAAAAGCTACCTTGGTTTTGGTTGTCGATGTTGCTAGTTTTTTCAGCTTTTGCACCCTATGAAATTAAGCTGTTTAGCTTGGTAATGGAGAAAGTAATTGAAACAATAAATAATATTTGGTTGTGGCAAGTGGGCTTTTAG
- a CDS encoding ATP-binding protein yields the protein MVELNIAAFGFWQHCASSLLLYQSVLKNEVGQAFLELLDSFGQRNARICRTAYGKWFQALANQNKTWQDYLIERILLDDNPFSRQVQQADISNLPPALVAAAKYDLQALQNLAKCRSQQLTKGVQFIAKLNAGQSLLNFEESLEYSLLAEEYTAELETLGINNFNEQVADLAQNLARIQPIAWDLETNSNSFLHQQKNWADAIPELARYYQEKGTGLFAQYKALRWQQNQLIGIPNPDPIQLEEIVGYEYQKENLLKNTEFLLAGYSALHVLLYGSRGSGKSSLVKALLQKFRDSKLRLIEVAKSELKDLPIIVEKLRNLPQKFIIFVDDLSFEEDDEAFKALKVVLEGNVTARAQNVVVYATSNRRHLVREFFRDRPRPRDNDEVHPWDTVQEKLSFSDRFGLTLTFEPANQDTYLEIVRHLAKLEKIVISNEELEFQAKQWATRHNGRSGRTARQFIDFLQAELGINHR from the coding sequence ATGGTTGAATTAAATATTGCCGCTTTTGGCTTTTGGCAACATTGTGCATCTTCTCTACTTTTATATCAATCTGTATTAAAAAATGAAGTTGGACAAGCTTTTTTAGAACTTTTAGATAGTTTTGGACAAAGAAATGCGCGTATTTGTCGCACTGCTTATGGGAAATGGTTTCAAGCTTTAGCCAACCAAAATAAAACTTGGCAAGATTACTTAATCGAGCGAATTTTATTAGATGATAATCCTTTTTCGCGGCAAGTCCAACAAGCAGATATTTCAAATTTACCACCTGCTTTAGTTGCGGCAGCTAAATACGATCTGCAAGCTTTACAAAATTTGGCAAAATGCCGCAGTCAACAACTAACAAAAGGCGTACAATTTATCGCTAAATTAAATGCCGGACAATCTTTACTTAACTTTGAGGAATCACTCGAATATAGTCTTTTGGCTGAAGAATATACAGCAGAATTAGAAACTTTAGGTATTAATAACTTTAACGAACAAGTAGCAGATTTAGCCCAAAATCTTGCCAGAATTCAGCCCATCGCTTGGGATTTAGAAACAAACTCAAACAGCTTTCTTCATCAGCAAAAAAATTGGGCAGATGCAATTCCCGAATTAGCCAGATACTATCAAGAAAAGGGTACAGGTTTATTTGCCCAGTATAAAGCTTTACGCTGGCAACAAAATCAATTAATTGGCATTCCTAATCCAGATCCGATCCAATTAGAAGAAATTGTTGGTTATGAATACCAAAAAGAAAATTTATTAAAAAATACCGAATTTCTTTTAGCTGGATATTCGGCTTTGCACGTACTTTTATATGGCAGTCGCGGTTCGGGTAAATCCTCTTTAGTCAAGGCTTTGTTACAAAAATTTAGGGATAGTAAATTGAGATTAATCGAGGTCGCAAAATCCGAATTAAAAGACCTACCTATAATTGTCGAAAAACTGCGTAATTTACCACAGAAATTTATTATTTTTGTAGACGATTTATCCTTTGAGGAAGACGACGAAGCTTTTAAAGCCTTAAAAGTAGTTTTAGAAGGAAACGTAACCGCCAGGGCGCAAAATGTAGTCGTTTATGCAACCTCAAATAGAAGACATTTAGTTAGGGAATTTTTTCGCGATCGCCCGCGTCCCCGCGATAACGATGAAGTCCACCCTTGGGATACAGTCCAAGAGAAACTCTCATTTAGCGATCGCTTCGGTTTAACTCTTACCTTTGAACCAGCAAATCAAGACACTTATTTGGAAATTGTCCGCCATTTAGCTAAGTTAGAAAAGATAGTAATTAGCAACGAAGAATTAGAATTTCAGGCTAAACAATGGGCAACTCGACATAATGGTAGATCGGGACGTACCGCCAGGCAATTTATTGATTTTCTCCAGGCAGAATTAGGAATTAACCACAGATGA
- a CDS encoding DMT family transporter, with the protein MGLHRDSGRWRLGLGFSLVTVFLWGILPIALTVTLQELDVYTLTWFRFVVSFVLLGLILAVRGKLPQVKKLTATPLWLLAIATIFLAINYLLFVQGLAMTSPANAQVLIQLAAVMMGLGAIAIFRERYNLRQWMGLAVLTLGFILFFHEQLNNLINAQGTYLLGCFVVVIAAAAWAVYALAQKQLLQTLSSANIMLLIYGGCALIFTPFAQPQQLFSLPSLQWGTLIFCALNTLVAYGAFAESLAHWEASKVSALLATTPLVTIGSVSLLDWLIPSLIAANPLTILGFFGASLVVTGSAAIALGKRKLN; encoded by the coding sequence ATGGGATTGCATCGAGATTCAGGACGTTGGCGTTTAGGGCTAGGATTTTCCTTAGTTACTGTTTTTCTGTGGGGAATTCTACCAATTGCTTTGACAGTAACCCTTCAGGAATTAGACGTTTATACTTTAACTTGGTTTCGCTTTGTGGTGTCTTTTGTCTTGCTAGGATTAATTTTAGCAGTTAGGGGAAAACTGCCGCAAGTGAAGAAATTAACAGCTACACCGCTATGGTTGTTAGCGATCGCGACTATCTTCTTGGCGATTAATTACTTACTTTTTGTCCAAGGGTTAGCGATGACTTCCCCGGCTAACGCCCAAGTGTTGATTCAACTTGCAGCAGTGATGATGGGTTTAGGCGCGATCGCTATTTTTCGGGAACGTTATAATTTGCGTCAGTGGATGGGTTTAGCAGTATTAACTCTTGGCTTTATTCTCTTTTTCCACGAACAATTAAACAACTTAATTAATGCCCAAGGTACTTATTTACTCGGTTGTTTTGTGGTTGTCATCGCTGCCGCAGCTTGGGCGGTTTATGCTTTAGCCCAAAAGCAGCTATTACAAACTTTATCTTCTGCTAACATTATGCTGCTTATTTATGGTGGCTGTGCGTTAATTTTTACACCTTTTGCCCAACCGCAACAGTTATTTTCGTTGCCATCTTTACAGTGGGGAACGTTAATTTTTTGTGCTTTAAATACTTTAGTTGCTTACGGTGCATTTGCCGAATCTTTGGCACACTGGGAAGCTTCAAAAGTTAGCGCCCTTTTAGCGACAACTCCTTTAGTAACTATCGGATCGGTTTCGCTGCTTGATTGGCTAATACCCAGTTTAATTGCTGCCAATCCCCTAACCATTCTCGGCTTTTTCGGAGCTAGTTTAGTCGTCACGGGATCGGCAGCGATCGCACTCGGTAAAAGAAAACTAAATTAA
- a CDS encoding DUF4258 domain-containing protein → MKPVRLSAHARGYLNKRGFTVAEVEEAIRTSSWSIADRERLQCRKNFSFNQEWNGKFYTTKQVKPIFVEKDTEIIVVTVYTYYF, encoded by the coding sequence ATGAAACCCGTTAGACTTTCCGCTCATGCTAGAGGTTACTTAAATAAACGAGGATTTACTGTAGCAGAAGTTGAAGAAGCTATCCGTACAAGTTCATGGTCAATCGCAGACCGAGAAAGGTTACAATGTCGAAAGAATTTTTCTTTTAATCAAGAGTGGAATGGCAAATTTTACACGACGAAACAAGTTAAACCTATCTTTGTAGAAAAAGATACAGAAATCATTGTGGTTACTGTCTATACATATTATTTTTAA
- a CDS encoding serine/threonine protein kinase, translating to MAWALGQELQAGQYVIEAVLSRGENSIIYRVKARNGQIYALKALNKNELESDFDLAQKEFFAEVQRLQQCQHPQIIRLEDVIQEGKLFGMLMEYIPGETLGRRVANRGILPENDALRYIRQIGEALIAVYKQGFVHRDVNPRNIILRPDGKEAILLDFGKAREFSHPRETDVYSLAATLYFLLTAEVPPSLPRRRLGEGLIAPKQLNPSVSDRLNLAILQGMALQPSLRPQSMERWLNLLVGARQQLLSSTPEIIRSQLPVNESAIIPIEAFPLKTIKPVTEPTQVVSLPWGFLAVSGAFYAIAGWLLGKYFPQPGAIAAAMVWAGVWAWSWACVWMLGWIWAIGWGMAIAFAWAAIWTWGLKVALNLPFALAVAVSVALPVAFIWAEALFEAGNRLNRYFRKLDTMLILSLTSWLGLGLGWLGHHFTFGSW from the coding sequence ATGGCTTGGGCATTAGGACAGGAGTTGCAGGCAGGACAGTACGTTATCGAAGCGGTATTGTCTAGAGGTGAAAATAGCATTATTTATCGGGTAAAAGCAAGAAACGGGCAAATATACGCCCTGAAAGCTTTGAATAAGAATGAGTTGGAGAGTGATTTCGATCTCGCCCAAAAAGAGTTTTTTGCTGAGGTACAACGTCTTCAGCAATGTCAGCATCCGCAAATTATCCGCTTGGAAGATGTTATCCAAGAGGGGAAGCTGTTTGGAATGTTGATGGAGTACATTCCTGGGGAAACTTTGGGGCGTAGGGTGGCGAATCGCGGGATTTTGCCGGAGAATGATGCTTTGCGCTATATTCGGCAAATTGGTGAGGCGCTAATTGCGGTTTATAAGCAGGGTTTTGTCCATCGGGATGTGAATCCGCGTAATATTATTTTGCGCCCAGATGGGAAAGAAGCGATTTTGCTGGATTTTGGCAAGGCGCGAGAGTTTAGCCATCCGAGGGAAACAGATGTTTATAGTTTGGCGGCAACGCTGTATTTTCTTTTAACCGCAGAAGTTCCGCCTTCGCTGCCAAGACGTAGATTAGGAGAAGGTTTGATTGCGCCGAAGCAGTTAAATCCTAGCGTCAGCGATCGCCTGAATCTGGCTATTTTACAAGGCATGGCTTTACAACCTTCGCTACGCCCTCAGTCGATGGAAAGATGGCTAAATTTGTTGGTTGGGGCAAGACAACAATTACTGAGTTCTACCCCAGAAATAATACGTTCTCAGTTGCCTGTAAATGAGTCAGCAATCATCCCGATTGAGGCTTTTCCTCTAAAAACTATCAAACCCGTCACTGAACCTACTCAGGTCGTTAGTTTGCCGTGGGGATTTCTTGCCGTTAGTGGGGCATTTTACGCGATCGCGGGTTGGTTATTGGGGAAATATTTTCCGCAGCCTGGTGCGATCGCGGCGGCGATGGTATGGGCTGGTGTTTGGGCTTGGAGTTGGGCTTGTGTGTGGATGTTAGGTTGGATTTGGGCGATCGGTTGGGGAATGGCGATCGCCTTTGCTTGGGCTGCAATTTGGACTTGGGGCTTAAAAGTTGCTTTGAATTTGCCTTTTGCTTTGGCTGTGGCTGTCTCGGTGGCTTTACCGGTGGCTTTTATTTGGGCTGAGGCTTTATTTGAAGCGGGAAATAGGTTAAATCGTTATTTCCGCAAGTTAGATACCATGTTGATTTTATCTTTAACTTCTTGGTTGGGTTTAGGTTTAGGTTGGTTGGGGCATCACTTTACTTTTGGTAGTTGGTAA
- a CDS encoding type II toxin-antitoxin system HicB family antitoxin produces MKIRYSIIIQWSEQDKCYVVSFPEWGDGCHTHGDTYEEALKNAQEVLELLTESAKENGEKLPEPKTFGSSIQVA; encoded by the coding sequence ATGAAAATTCGTTATAGTATTATTATTCAATGGTCAGAACAAGACAAGTGTTATGTGGTTAGCTTTCCTGAATGGGGAGATGGTTGTCACACTCACGGAGATACCTATGAGGAAGCACTAAAAAATGCTCAAGAGGTGTTAGAACTATTGACAGAATCAGCGAAAGAAAACGGCGAAAAGTTACCTGAACCGAAAACCTTTGGTAGTTCAATTCAGGTAGCTTAA
- a CDS encoding acyl-CoA thioesterase → MSFTYFRTVRLSDTDAAGVVYFANVLTFCHEAYEESLAHTGIDLKTFVGNSETAVPVIHSSVDFFRPLFCGDKLLITLTPRQISLNEFEIYYHISANLSRKDQVAKAHTRHVCINPGSRKRANLPEALVNWLKLF, encoded by the coding sequence ATGTCATTTACCTATTTTCGCACTGTACGCTTATCAGATACCGACGCTGCTGGTGTTGTCTATTTTGCCAATGTCTTAACATTTTGTCACGAAGCTTATGAAGAGTCTTTAGCCCACACGGGAATCGATCTCAAAACCTTTGTCGGGAACTCCGAGACAGCAGTTCCCGTCATCCATAGTAGTGTAGACTTTTTTCGTCCTTTGTTTTGTGGCGACAAACTTCTGATTACCCTCACACCTCGACAAATCAGCCTCAACGAGTTTGAAATTTATTACCATATTTCAGCCAATTTGTCAAGAAAAGACCAAGTAGCAAAAGCCCATACTCGTCACGTTTGTATTAATCCTGGAAGTAGAAAAAGAGCAAATCTACCGGAGGCTCTGGTTAACTGGCTGAAGTTATTTTAA
- a CDS encoding DUF4359 domain-containing protein, with product MLKSKWGKGAIRARRVGGAIALTLLSGVMVATNPNQQAYAEYASEKLVSQIQDATCQQRELPQFLQGVFDGAGDICRNAIASSGNVVSLPIQAIVNRTTTRQNFVILSVYTTELPNTKITSLGAFGNFITF from the coding sequence ATGCTTAAATCAAAATGGGGAAAAGGCGCGATACGCGCCCGGCGCGTCGGCGGAGCCATCGCGTTAACTCTTCTTTCCGGTGTCATGGTAGCCACCAACCCCAACCAACAAGCTTACGCTGAATATGCTTCCGAAAAGCTAGTCAGCCAAATTCAAGACGCTACTTGTCAACAGCGAGAATTACCGCAATTTCTCCAAGGCGTATTTGATGGCGCAGGGGATATTTGTCGTAACGCGATCGCTAGTAGTGGTAATGTCGTTAGTTTGCCAATTCAAGCCATAGTTAATCGCACAACTACACGCCAAAATTTCGTAATTTTGAGCGTTTATACCACCGAACTTCCCAACACAAAAATCACCAGTTTAGGCGCATTCGGCAACTTTATTACTTTTTAA
- a CDS encoding FtsX-like permease family protein has product MASLARKTLFEDIPRFLVAQAGIMFAVSLVTIQTGIFNSFARSTTDLIEDSPADIWVVHKTIINLDQQLPMPYYYLTKSQRLSGVKRAEALILDTAVWLDKNDKITLVRLISFDPQGQLFKPENITQGNIDDLNQPYAVMVDELNLKTLNVQKMQERAEINTLPVQIVGMTRGNTSITANTFVFTSLSNANTYLNSGFQSSLNCKLSSDSGEIECSNIRIKTPENQLPPKPAALDAADSITFILVSVDDNADIDKVKAELEANLPDTRAFTKEEIANLNRTFWLQRTGIGFILGLGATVGIIVGIAIVGQILYASVSSHIKEFGTLKAMGASNKYIYGIIIEQALLMAILGYFPSLALCLGISTWAAATQGILILITPTTAILVFGVTVVMCVGSAFFAIQRVTKVDPAIVFKA; this is encoded by the coding sequence ATGGCTTCTCTTGCGCGAAAAACCTTATTTGAAGATATTCCTCGTTTTTTAGTTGCTCAAGCGGGAATCATGTTTGCCGTCAGTTTAGTAACAATTCAAACGGGAATTTTTAATAGTTTTGCTCGTTCGACAACCGATTTGATTGAAGATTCGCCGGCTGATATTTGGGTAGTTCATAAAACGATAATCAACTTGGATCAACAGTTACCAATGCCTTATTATTATTTAACCAAATCCCAAAGGTTGTCAGGAGTAAAACGAGCCGAAGCTTTAATTCTTGACACGGCGGTTTGGTTAGATAAGAATGACAAAATAACACTGGTGCGGTTGATTTCTTTCGATCCCCAAGGACAATTATTTAAGCCAGAAAACATTACTCAGGGTAATATTGACGATCTAAATCAGCCTTATGCGGTAATGGTAGACGAACTGAATTTGAAGACTTTAAATGTCCAAAAAATGCAAGAAAGAGCCGAAATTAACACTTTACCAGTGCAGATTGTTGGGATGACGCGAGGAAATACTTCGATAACTGCTAATACCTTTGTCTTCACCTCCTTGTCAAATGCCAATACTTATCTTAATTCGGGTTTTCAATCAAGTTTAAATTGTAAACTGAGTTCCGATTCTGGGGAAATCGAATGTAGTAATATTCGGATTAAAACACCCGAAAATCAATTACCTCCCAAACCCGCAGCATTAGACGCGGCTGATTCGATTACATTTATTTTAGTTTCTGTAGATGATAATGCGGATATTGACAAGGTGAAAGCAGAATTAGAAGCAAATTTACCCGATACTCGCGCGTTTACGAAAGAAGAAATTGCGAATTTGAATCGTACTTTTTGGCTACAACGAACGGGAATTGGCTTTATTCTCGGTTTAGGTGCAACGGTGGGAATAATTGTCGGGATTGCGATCGTGGGACAAATTCTTTATGCTTCTGTATCGAGTCATATTAAAGAATTTGGCACTCTCAAAGCAATGGGCGCGTCAAATAAATATATCTATGGGATTATTATCGAACAAGCGTTGTTGATGGCAATATTAGGTTACTTTCCTAGTTTGGCACTTTGTTTGGGCATTAGTACCTGGGCTGCGGCTACTCAGGGTATTTTAATTCTGATTACTCCGACAACTGCCATACTGGTTTTTGGAGTGACGGTAGTTATGTGTGTGGGTTCGGCTTTTTTTGCGATTCAAAGAGTAACGAAAGTCGATCCGGCGATCGTTTTTAAGGCTTAA
- a CDS encoding DUF2283 domain-containing protein codes for MKISYDPEVDALSITFIETTVTTKEVTEGIAIDYDSNGQVAGIEILDATKNLGGKETLRQVIVEGVMV; via the coding sequence GTGAAAATTAGCTACGATCCCGAAGTGGATGCTTTGAGTATTACTTTTATCGAAACAACTGTTACTACCAAAGAAGTAACTGAAGGTATTGCAATAGATTATGACAGTAATGGACAAGTAGCGGGAATTGAAATTTTAGACGCTACCAAAAATTTAGGTGGCAAAGAAACTCTCCGTCAAGTGATTGTTGAAGGAGTTATGGTTTAA